A stretch of the Chitinophagales bacterium genome encodes the following:
- a CDS encoding TolC family protein, producing MRRLFMQANLALACMLISLQHAAAQQTFTVEQCIAYAMKENPLLLSAAMDTLVNQIGMKRISGEYIPTIDLSASLQYYLLKRYTIVEGTSVVAPDNIGDYDPYALELGYRNAWFPSINAGQLLYDPSHHPRYEANAISTELSRQQLAKLKVNLITAIYKSFATCLVLSVHESFLKENLKRTDTLVRFTHEKFDQGVALKFEVNQMEVASNRIKNALVQVKGFYDESMEQLRVLMNYHTADTLRLQSDFTTDLIIARSKAFLDSIPGSVASDRIEYHMMQSKEQLSVANLSLAKKRSLPYLSMNGVLGFNPQASHIENMFQQERWKPYSYLGVNLYFPFFQGLDARRNAEQAKIQISQAGYDLATFENQYAGEKNTAYLQLKNSLALMSLADSTLKLSEENVYMLKEALDYGLVTTLHVIVGENDLFLNQSQYFAQLLEVTLNNINARHVRGDFNRFAGF from the coding sequence ATGAGAAGACTTTTTATGCAGGCCAACCTGGCGCTTGCTTGTATGTTAATCAGCCTGCAGCACGCCGCTGCACAACAGACATTCACTGTTGAACAATGTATTGCCTATGCGATGAAAGAGAATCCGCTGCTGCTGTCAGCAGCGATGGATACGTTGGTTAATCAGATCGGCATGAAGCGAATCAGCGGCGAATACATTCCTACCATTGACCTTTCCGCATCACTGCAATATTACCTGCTGAAACGTTATACAATTGTAGAAGGCACTTCCGTGGTTGCGCCTGATAACATCGGCGACTACGATCCGTATGCGCTGGAACTCGGTTACCGCAATGCCTGGTTTCCTTCGATCAATGCCGGGCAGCTGTTGTATGATCCCAGCCATCACCCAAGGTATGAAGCGAATGCCATCAGTACAGAATTGTCGAGACAGCAACTGGCAAAACTGAAGGTTAATCTGATAACTGCTATTTATAAATCATTTGCCACCTGCCTGGTGCTGAGTGTGCATGAATCATTTCTGAAAGAGAACCTGAAGCGCACGGATACGCTGGTGCGTTTCACCCATGAAAAATTTGACCAGGGTGTTGCGTTAAAGTTTGAAGTGAATCAGATGGAAGTCGCCTCTAACCGCATCAAAAATGCACTGGTACAGGTAAAAGGGTTTTATGATGAAAGCATGGAACAACTGCGTGTGCTGATGAATTATCATACAGCTGATACGCTGAGGTTACAATCCGACTTTACGACTGACCTTATCATTGCAAGAAGTAAGGCATTCCTTGATTCCATACCAGGCAGTGTTGCTTCCGACCGGATTGAATACCACATGATGCAGTCAAAAGAGCAATTGAGCGTCGCCAATCTCTCATTAGCCAAAAAAAGGTCGTTGCCATACCTTTCCATGAACGGTGTACTGGGATTTAATCCGCAGGCATCACACATTGAAAATATGTTTCAGCAGGAAAGGTGGAAACCCTATTCATACTTAGGTGTCAATCTTTACTTTCCGTTCTTTCAGGGCCTCGATGCCAGGAGAAACGCTGAGCAGGCAAAAATTCAAATCAGCCAGGCGGGTTATGATCTTGCCACGTTCGAAAATCAGTATGCCGGAGAAAAGAATACGGCATACCTACAGCTAAAGAATTCCCTTGCACTCATGTCGCTGGCCGACAGCACGCTGAAACTTTCAGAAGAAAATGTTTATATGCTGAAGGAAGCATTAGACTATGGATTAGTGACTACCCTGCATGTAATTGTCGGGGAAAATGATCTGTTCCTGAATCAGTCACAATACTTCGCACAGCTCCTCGAAGTCACCCTCAATAACATTAATGCAAGGCATGTGCGCGGCGACTTCAACCGCTTTGCAGGCTTCTAA
- a CDS encoding AI-2E family transporter, translating to MSASQNRENENQHSTRKVFDIVIRLIAVAFLVYWSFNILAPFTQIIMWAVIFAVSLNPLFQKLSSRMGGRKGWAAAIISLFLLIMIIAPAVWLMSSTADDIITFRDHINKEGFAITPPPASVKDIPLIGPKIDQLWSDASENLTGFAQENNERLKSILLGILGLISSVAKGLLLLTGAIIVSGFLMNYGEQSGKYVTKFFVRLAGSSGESMAKVAEVTIRNVTRGILGVAAIQSLLAGIGMVIGGVPLAGLWTMLWLIFAIVQIPALPVAVGVIIWVWGSESSTGMAILLTIWMLVAGLIDNVLKPIMLGKGAPVPMLVVFLGAIGGFIFTGFTGLFTGAIVLSLAYKLFAEWLDDTPAANF from the coding sequence ATGAGTGCCAGCCAAAACAGAGAAAACGAAAATCAACATTCCACACGAAAAGTATTTGATATTGTCATTCGCCTGATTGCCGTTGCATTCTTAGTGTATTGGTCATTTAATATTCTTGCACCATTCACTCAAATAATCATGTGGGCAGTGATTTTTGCTGTATCGCTCAATCCGCTCTTTCAAAAGCTGAGCAGTAGAATGGGCGGAAGAAAGGGATGGGCGGCGGCAATTATTTCCCTGTTCCTGCTGATCATGATTATTGCGCCGGCGGTATGGCTGATGTCGTCCACCGCTGATGATATCATCACTTTCCGTGACCACATTAACAAGGAAGGATTTGCCATCACACCTCCGCCGGCGAGTGTAAAAGATATTCCGCTGATCGGGCCAAAGATTGATCAGCTATGGTCAGATGCATCAGAAAATTTAACCGGCTTCGCACAGGAGAATAATGAACGGCTTAAAAGCATCCTGCTTGGCATACTGGGCCTGATTTCCTCGGTTGCAAAGGGATTGCTGCTGCTTACCGGTGCTATTATCGTAAGCGGGTTCCTGATGAACTATGGTGAACAGTCAGGGAAATATGTGACGAAGTTTTTTGTTCGCCTGGCAGGCAGCAGTGGTGAAAGCATGGCAAAGGTGGCGGAAGTAACTATTCGTAATGTGACACGCGGTATTCTTGGTGTAGCTGCCATTCAATCGCTGCTCGCGGGTATCGGCATGGTGATCGGTGGTGTACCCCTGGCTGGACTGTGGACCATGCTATGGCTGATATTTGCCATTGTACAGATCCCTGCGCTTCCGGTTGCTGTCGGTGTCATCATCTGGGTGTGGGGAAGTGAAAGCTCCACCGGAATGGCGATCCTGCTTACTATCTGGATGCTAGTGGCCGGTTTGATTGATAATGTGCTGAAACCAATTATGCTGGGAAAAGGTGCGCCGGTTCCTATGTTAGTTGTCTTCCTTGGCGCTATCGGTGGTTTCATTTTCACCGGTTTCACCGGTTTGTTCACCGGTGCCATTGTGCTGTCGCTTGCTTATAAGCTCTTTGCTGAATGGCTGGATGATACACCTGCTGCAAACTTCTAA